From the genome of Euzebya sp., one region includes:
- a CDS encoding PGPGW domain-containing protein has protein sequence MSSHQDQLVVVAARRRHTIPARLTAMWQRLAAGRRPTRRPGDPGAGRRLARVARRGLVTVAGALVVLAGAVMLVTPGPGLVTIAAGLAILATEYDWARRALDHCKRRSMAAYTQTRARIRGRLQQRRDGR, from the coding sequence ATGTCCTCCCACCAAGATCAGCTCGTGGTCGTGGCCGCCAGACGACGCCACACGATCCCCGCACGGCTCACCGCCATGTGGCAGCGGCTCGCTGCCGGACGTCGGCCCACGCGGCGGCCCGGAGATCCGGGTGCCGGTCGACGGTTGGCCCGGGTGGCCCGCCGGGGGCTGGTCACGGTGGCGGGGGCGCTGGTGGTCCTGGCGGGCGCGGTGATGCTCGTGACGCCCGGACCGGGGCTGGTGACGATCGCCGCCGGCCTGGCGATCCTCGCCACCGAGTACGACTGGGCACGACGCGCGCTGGACCACTGCAAGCGCCGCTCGATGGCGGCGTACACCCAGACGAGGGCGCGCATCCGCGGCCGGCTCCAGCAGCGCCGGGACGGCCGCTGA
- a CDS encoding Fur family transcriptional regulator, which produces MLSDPTASLREHGLHVTAQRLAVLRAVTSSPHITAQGVAEAVREQIGAISRQSVYDTLAVLTDTGLIRRIQPAGSPTRYEGRVGDNHHHLVCRRCDRVVDVDCAPGEPPCITPADDHDFALDEAEVVFWGVCPDCRALAA; this is translated from the coding sequence GTGCTCAGCGACCCGACGGCGTCCCTCCGCGAGCACGGCCTGCACGTGACCGCCCAGCGGCTGGCCGTGCTCCGCGCGGTGACCTCGAGCCCGCACATCACGGCCCAGGGGGTGGCTGAGGCGGTGCGCGAGCAGATCGGGGCGATCTCCCGGCAGTCGGTGTACGACACGCTCGCGGTGCTGACCGACACCGGCCTGATCCGGCGCATCCAGCCCGCCGGATCACCCACGCGCTACGAGGGCCGCGTCGGCGACAACCACCACCACCTGGTGTGCCGCCGCTGCGACCGCGTCGTCGACGTGGACTGCGCACCGGGCGAACCCCCGTGCATCACGCCAGCGGACGACCACGACTTCGCCCTCGACGAGGCCGAGGTCGTGTTCTGGGGCGTCTGCCCCGACTGCCGCGCCCTCGCCGCCTGA
- the katG gene encoding catalase/peroxidase HPI, with the protein MTDSKPSAKSEWGSLTSGEFQSNEKWWPNALNLRVLHQNHPDSTPLGVDFDYRANLADVDIDELTRDVDALMTDSQSWWPADWGHYGPFFIRMSWHAAGTYRVVDGRGGGGTGAQRYAPLNSWPDNGNLDKARRLLLPIKQKYGKAISWADLFVFAGNRALETMGFRTTGFAFGRNDIWAPEDDIYWGPENEWLAEHDERYTGSFEDGSRTLDNPLAAVQMGLIYVNPEGPNGIPDAAKSAQDIRETFTRMAMNDTETVALLIGGHTFGKMHGASKPEFHGPEPESAGFADQGLGWTNSHETGFGEYTLTSGLEGAWTPTPIQWDNTYLETLFSHEWELVESPAGAKQWEPREVKEGFMVPDAHVEGRMNKPVMSTADLALLADDTFLDIAKRFRENPDQLADAFAKAWFKLLHRDMGPAIRYRGPQVPDETWLWQDNVPFQEGELIGDAEIAELKSTILDSGLTTAQLISTAWASASTYRRTDYRGGANGARIRLAPMNSWDVNVQSGVGTVIAKLEEIQQAFNQEGGPQVSLADLIVLGGTAAVEAAAKAAGHDVTVPFTPGRTDASQDETDVDSFQWLEPNADGFRNYVKKFGAVPTEHLLIDKAFMLNLTAPEMTALLGGMRVLGGNVGDEGYGVFTDRVGQLTNDFFVNLVDMGTKWAATDESEDTFTGVDRETGEERWTATRVDLVFGANSQLRAIAEEYAAAGGEDLMIEAFVRGWVKVMENDRFDLE; encoded by the coding sequence ATGACCGACTCCAAGCCGTCCGCCAAGTCCGAGTGGGGCTCCCTCACCTCGGGTGAGTTCCAGTCCAACGAGAAGTGGTGGCCGAACGCGCTGAACCTGCGCGTCCTCCACCAGAACCACCCCGACTCCACCCCGCTCGGCGTCGACTTCGACTACCGCGCGAACCTGGCGGACGTCGACATCGACGAACTGACCCGCGACGTCGACGCGCTGATGACCGACTCCCAGTCCTGGTGGCCGGCCGACTGGGGTCACTACGGACCGTTCTTCATCCGGATGTCCTGGCACGCCGCCGGCACCTACCGGGTCGTCGACGGCCGCGGCGGTGGTGGGACCGGCGCCCAGCGCTACGCCCCCCTCAACTCCTGGCCCGACAACGGCAACCTCGACAAGGCCCGCCGCCTGCTCCTGCCGATCAAGCAGAAGTACGGCAAGGCCATCTCCTGGGCCGACCTGTTCGTCTTCGCCGGCAACCGGGCCCTCGAGACCATGGGCTTCCGGACCACCGGGTTCGCGTTCGGCCGCAACGACATCTGGGCGCCCGAGGACGACATCTACTGGGGTCCGGAGAACGAGTGGCTCGCCGAGCACGACGAGCGCTACACCGGCAGCTTCGAGGACGGCAGCCGCACCCTCGACAACCCCCTCGCCGCGGTCCAGATGGGCCTGATCTACGTCAACCCCGAGGGCCCCAACGGGATCCCGGACGCGGCCAAGTCCGCCCAGGACATCCGCGAGACGTTCACCCGGATGGCGATGAACGACACCGAGACCGTCGCCCTGCTGATCGGCGGCCACACCTTCGGGAAGATGCACGGCGCCTCGAAGCCGGAGTTCCACGGCCCCGAGCCGGAGTCCGCTGGGTTCGCCGATCAGGGCCTCGGCTGGACCAACTCCCACGAGACCGGGTTCGGCGAGTACACCCTCACCTCCGGCCTCGAGGGTGCCTGGACCCCCACCCCCATCCAGTGGGACAACACCTACCTGGAGACCCTCTTCAGCCACGAGTGGGAGCTCGTCGAGTCCCCCGCTGGCGCCAAGCAGTGGGAGCCGCGTGAGGTGAAGGAGGGCTTCATGGTCCCCGACGCCCACGTCGAGGGGCGGATGAACAAGCCGGTCATGTCGACCGCCGACCTGGCCCTGCTCGCCGATGACACCTTCCTGGACATCGCCAAGCGGTTCCGCGAGAACCCCGACCAGCTGGCTGACGCGTTCGCGAAGGCCTGGTTCAAGCTGCTGCACCGCGACATGGGGCCGGCGATCCGCTACCGGGGCCCGCAGGTGCCCGACGAGACCTGGCTGTGGCAGGACAACGTGCCGTTCCAGGAGGGCGAGCTGATCGGCGACGCCGAGATCGCCGAGCTGAAGTCGACGATCCTCGACAGCGGCCTCACCACCGCCCAGCTGATCTCCACCGCGTGGGCGTCGGCTTCGACCTACCGCCGCACCGACTACCGCGGGGGCGCCAACGGCGCGCGGATCCGCCTGGCCCCGATGAACAGCTGGGACGTCAACGTCCAGTCCGGCGTCGGCACGGTCATCGCGAAGTTGGAGGAGATCCAGCAGGCGTTCAACCAGGAGGGCGGTCCGCAGGTCTCCCTCGCCGACCTGATCGTGCTGGGCGGCACCGCCGCGGTGGAAGCCGCCGCGAAGGCCGCCGGCCACGACGTCACCGTGCCGTTCACCCCCGGTCGCACCGACGCCTCGCAGGACGAGACCGACGTCGACTCCTTCCAGTGGCTCGAGCCGAACGCCGACGGGTTCCGGAACTACGTGAAGAAGTTCGGCGCAGTGCCGACCGAGCACCTGCTCATCGACAAGGCGTTCATGCTGAACCTCACCGCGCCCGAGATGACCGCCCTCCTCGGCGGCATGCGGGTCCTCGGCGGCAACGTCGGCGACGAGGGCTACGGCGTGTTCACCGACCGGGTCGGCCAGCTGACGAACGACTTCTTCGTCAACCTCGTCGACATGGGCACGAAGTGGGCGGCCACCGACGAGTCCGAGGACACCTTCACCGGCGTCGACCGCGAGACCGGCGAGGAGCGCTGGACGGCGACCCGCGTCGACCTCGTCTTCGGGGCCAACAGCCAGCTCCGCGCCATCGCCGAGGAGTACGCCGCCGCCGGCGGTGAGGACCTCATGATCGAGGCGTTCGTCCGCGGTTGGGTCAAGGTCATGGAGAACGACCGCTTCGACCTCGAGTAG